In one window of Erythrolamprus reginae isolate rEryReg1 chromosome 1, rEryReg1.hap1, whole genome shotgun sequence DNA:
- the SAAL1 gene encoding protein SAAL1 isoform X2, which produces MDRNPSPPSSDSEEEEVAAGDSIGNTVYSKHWLIGVLEKLIKDTSKLNNEEEQVELDEEMENDICKVWDMSMDKDVALFLQEFKAPDIFMVFLAKSKCPRLTEICVGILGNMACCQDTCISISKDENLGQVILHRLCDSDSPTLLETSRLLLTCLCQYEVANIWVERIRQSLSVYNCFCFIMSSSTNVDLLVKVGEVVDKLFDLDEELMINWIKKDSCPSAEQSTDDSPDDIPDFKFLPCLLEAAKQVCSDNSSEGLEVYMHILQLLTTVDKGIQTIVKSSDRGKEIWSLLYNLFCNELCQPDDPPIIVQEQKTLLASILSVLSAIFASQADQDYVKMGKNLALIDSVIRVLQNMDECEKRSVDSSKKSQTEKCEKSEVVDEDFHLKILKDICCELLSNMFQELSEENILEGLKQGHINEEKCCCAFQNLLPFYSSSVECFLEVLHGADQTLADNLSKTFPSLKLQA; this is translated from the exons ATGGACAGAAATCCTTCACCCCCCTCAAGTGATTCAGAGGAAGAAGAAGTGGCTGCTGGAGATTCCATTGGAAATACAGTTTACAGCAAGCACTGGCTGATTGGTGTGCTTGAGAAATTAATCAAG GACACTTCAAAGCTGAACAATGAGGAAGAACAAGTGGAACTAGATGAAGAGATGGAGAATGATATTTGCAAAGTGTGGGACATGTCAATGGATAAG GAtgttgctttatttttacaagagtttaaagcACCTGACATATTCATGGTTTTTCTTGCAAAGTCCAAATGTCCTCGACTTACT GAAATTTGTGTAGGTATTCTGGGAAATATGGCCTGCTGCCAAGACACGTGCATATCTATTAGTAAAGATGAGAACCTGGG ACAAGTAATCCTTCATCGTTTATGTGATTCTGATTCCCCAACTCTGCTTGAAACAAGCAG GTTGCTATTAACTTGCCTCTGTCAATATGAAGTGGCTAATATTTGGGTGGAGAGAATCAGACAAAGTCTGTCTGTTTATAACTGTTTCTGCTTTATCATGTCTAGTTCTACAAATG TGGACTTGCTGGTGAAAGTTGGTGAAGTGGTTGATAAGTTGTTTGATTTAGATGAAGAATTAATGATAAACTGGATTAAAAAAGATTCTTGTCCATCAGCGGAACAGTCTACAGATGATTCTCCAGATGATATTCCTGATTTTAAATTTCTACCTTGTCTGCTTGAAGCTGCAAAACAAGTTTG CTCAGATAACAGTTCCGAAGGACTTGAAGTTTATATGCATATTCTACAGCTGCTCACTACAGTGGACAAAGGCATTCAAACAATTG TCAAGTCTTCTGATAgaggaaaagaaatatggagctTGCTCTATAATCTTTTTTGCAATGAACTCTGCCAGCCAGATGATCCACCAATTATTGTTCAAGAACAGAAGACCCTGTTGGCTTCTATTTTATCTGTGCTATCAGCCATATTTGCTTCACAGGCAGATCAGGACTATGTTAAGATGGGAAAGA aTCTGGCTCTGATTGACAGCGTGATTAGAGTGTTACAAAATATGGATGAATGTGAGAAGAGATCTGTAGACAGCTCAAAGAAATCCCAGACAGAAAAGTGTGAGAAATCGGAAGTAGTTGATGAAGATTTCCATTTAAAAATCTTGAAAGACATCTGTTGTGAATTACTCTCCAATATGTTCCAGGAATTATCGgag GAAAACATATTGGAAGGACTCAAGCAAGGTcatataaatgaagaaaaatgcTGCTGTGCATTTCAAAATCTCCTTCCATTTTATTCATCTTCG GTGGAGTGTTTTCTTGAAGTGCTGCATGGAGCAGATCAGACTCTTGCTGACAACTTGAGCAAAACCTTCCCAAGTTTGAAACTCCAGGCATAG
- the SAAL1 gene encoding protein SAAL1 isoform X1, which produces MGWFSPGEAGRWKRGWSHLGTKQKLEPIGIGYRNGGKLNGGHGWGGEGGQVKVDLDLRDSSFRDHPKLQWRQKKYYCTNMDRNPSPPSSDSEEEEVAAGDSIGNTVYSKHWLIGVLEKLIKDTSKLNNEEEQVELDEEMENDICKVWDMSMDKDVALFLQEFKAPDIFMVFLAKSKCPRLTEICVGILGNMACCQDTCISISKDENLGQVILHRLCDSDSPTLLETSRLLLTCLCQYEVANIWVERIRQSLSVYNCFCFIMSSSTNVDLLVKVGEVVDKLFDLDEELMINWIKKDSCPSAEQSTDDSPDDIPDFKFLPCLLEAAKQVCSDNSSEGLEVYMHILQLLTTVDKGIQTIVKSSDRGKEIWSLLYNLFCNELCQPDDPPIIVQEQKTLLASILSVLSAIFASQADQDYVKMGKNLALIDSVIRVLQNMDECEKRSVDSSKKSQTEKCEKSEVVDEDFHLKILKDICCELLSNMFQELSEENILEGLKQGHINEEKCCCAFQNLLPFYSSSVECFLEVLHGADQTLADNLSKTFPSLKLQA; this is translated from the exons ATGGGTTGGTTCAGCCCAGGGGAGGCGGGAAGATGGAAAAGAGGGTGGAGTCATCTGGGAACAAAACAAAAACTCGAGCCAATCGGAATTGGGTACCGGAACGGCGGGAAACTAAATGGCGGACATGGTTGGGGTGGAGAAGGGGGACAGGTTAAG GTAGACTTGGACTTACGGgacagttcatttagggaccatcCAAAGTTACAGTGGCGCCAAAAAAAA taTTATTGCACAAATATGGACAGAAATCCTTCACCCCCCTCAAGTGATTCAGAGGAAGAAGAAGTGGCTGCTGGAGATTCCATTGGAAATACAGTTTACAGCAAGCACTGGCTGATTGGTGTGCTTGAGAAATTAATCAAG GACACTTCAAAGCTGAACAATGAGGAAGAACAAGTGGAACTAGATGAAGAGATGGAGAATGATATTTGCAAAGTGTGGGACATGTCAATGGATAAG GAtgttgctttatttttacaagagtttaaagcACCTGACATATTCATGGTTTTTCTTGCAAAGTCCAAATGTCCTCGACTTACT GAAATTTGTGTAGGTATTCTGGGAAATATGGCCTGCTGCCAAGACACGTGCATATCTATTAGTAAAGATGAGAACCTGGG ACAAGTAATCCTTCATCGTTTATGTGATTCTGATTCCCCAACTCTGCTTGAAACAAGCAG GTTGCTATTAACTTGCCTCTGTCAATATGAAGTGGCTAATATTTGGGTGGAGAGAATCAGACAAAGTCTGTCTGTTTATAACTGTTTCTGCTTTATCATGTCTAGTTCTACAAATG TGGACTTGCTGGTGAAAGTTGGTGAAGTGGTTGATAAGTTGTTTGATTTAGATGAAGAATTAATGATAAACTGGATTAAAAAAGATTCTTGTCCATCAGCGGAACAGTCTACAGATGATTCTCCAGATGATATTCCTGATTTTAAATTTCTACCTTGTCTGCTTGAAGCTGCAAAACAAGTTTG CTCAGATAACAGTTCCGAAGGACTTGAAGTTTATATGCATATTCTACAGCTGCTCACTACAGTGGACAAAGGCATTCAAACAATTG TCAAGTCTTCTGATAgaggaaaagaaatatggagctTGCTCTATAATCTTTTTTGCAATGAACTCTGCCAGCCAGATGATCCACCAATTATTGTTCAAGAACAGAAGACCCTGTTGGCTTCTATTTTATCTGTGCTATCAGCCATATTTGCTTCACAGGCAGATCAGGACTATGTTAAGATGGGAAAGA aTCTGGCTCTGATTGACAGCGTGATTAGAGTGTTACAAAATATGGATGAATGTGAGAAGAGATCTGTAGACAGCTCAAAGAAATCCCAGACAGAAAAGTGTGAGAAATCGGAAGTAGTTGATGAAGATTTCCATTTAAAAATCTTGAAAGACATCTGTTGTGAATTACTCTCCAATATGTTCCAGGAATTATCGgag GAAAACATATTGGAAGGACTCAAGCAAGGTcatataaatgaagaaaaatgcTGCTGTGCATTTCAAAATCTCCTTCCATTTTATTCATCTTCG GTGGAGTGTTTTCTTGAAGTGCTGCATGGAGCAGATCAGACTCTTGCTGACAACTTGAGCAAAACCTTCCCAAGTTTGAAACTCCAGGCATAG